A stretch of the Arachis stenosperma cultivar V10309 chromosome 6, arast.V10309.gnm1.PFL2, whole genome shotgun sequence genome encodes the following:
- the LOC130936017 gene encoding transcription factor MYB2-like, producing the protein MEANKKNKVKKLGSGSIEEEEENDKGMIRKGPWSVEEDVILSNYVATHGHGRWNTLARSAGLKRSGKSCRLRWLNYLRPDVRRGNITLHEQITILDLHSRWGNRWSKIAEQLPGRTDNEIKNYWRTRVSKQARQLNCDVNSKIFRDALRYVWMPLLQERLQSNSQMEHPNATQAYSSDSSSASLGIQQLCSESDQQVMSNHGVLVHSIVVDEPGICPSLNNETFEYTNIPLGDSGDLMLESLCNNDDNIYGFCHDFVMTLE; encoded by the exons ATGGAAGCTAATAAGAAGAATAAGGTAAAGAAATTAGGATCAGGCAgtatagaagaagaagaggagaatGATAAAGGTATGATAAGAAAAGGTCCATGGAGCGTTGAAGAAGACGTGATTCTGAGCAATTACGTGGCCACTCACGGTCATGGTCGCTGGAACACCCTCGCCCGCTCTGCAG GACTTAAGAGGTCCGGGAAAAGTTGCAGGTTGAGATGGCTAAACTATCTTCGTCCTGATGTTCGCCGCGGAAACATCACACTCCACGAACAAATCACCATTCTTGATCTTCATTCACGCTGGGGAAATAG ATGGTCGAAAATTGCGGAGCAGTTGCCAGGAAGAACGGACAATGAGATAAAGAATTATTGGAGGACCAGAGTGAGTAAGCAGGCAAGGCAACTCAACTGTGACGTCAATAGCAAAATATTCAGGGACGCCTTGCGTTATGTTTGGATGCCTCTTTTGCAAGAGCGACTTCAATCGAACTCGCAAATGGAGCATCCAAATGCAACACAAGCCTACTCCTCGGACTCATCATCAGCATCCCTTGGCATACAACAATTATGTTCTGAATCTGATCAACAAGTGATGAGTAATCATGGTGTTTTGGTGCATAGTATTGTTGTAGATGAGCCCGGAATATGCCCGAGTTTGAATAACGAAACGTTTGAATATACCAATATACCCTTGGGGGATAGTGGGGACTTAATGCTGGAGAGTTTGTGCAACAACGATGACAACATATATGGCTTCTGTCACGACTTTGTCATGACCTTGGAATAA
- the LOC130933598 gene encoding protein MAIN-LIKE 2-like, whose amino-acid sequence MEDDPNRIYRLDGITHIIGSIHEESYQCITSMRMQHGMFLDDRIIPYLQIVGLTHLARLNDRWFRLDEPLVSAFIERWWPETHTFYMSFGKCTITLQDVVYYFCLSIDGQYVSGCLTDFEQFIDGGQPGCDWFQELCGVLPPAYYIDKFTVKCTWMQETFSHLAHDTDEEIVRRYVRAYTMMLLSTQLFDDKFDTRMHIQWLSYVARLEDIGGYSWGSAALSWLYQCLCRVANKNVVKLAGPLQLLRSWILCHV is encoded by the exons ATGGAAGACGACCCTAATCGTATCTATCGGTTAGACGGCATCACTCATATTATTGGTTCTATCCATGAAGAG TCATATCAATGTATCACTAGCATGAGGATGCAGCATGGTATGTTCCTAGATGACAGGATCATACCGTACCTGCAGATAGTCGGCTTAACCCATCTCGCGAGACTCAATGATCGCTGGTTTAGGTTGGATGAGCCATTGGTAAGTGCATTTATTGAGCGGTGGTGGCCCGAGACTCATACCTTCTACATGTCGTTCGGGAAGTGCACGATTACGCTTCAGGATGTTGTGTACTATTTTTGCCTCTCCATCGATGGACAGTACGTCAGTGGATGCCTGACGGACTTCGAGCAGTTCATTGATGGTGGGCAACCTGGATGTGATTGGTTCCAAGAGTTGTGTGGTGTGTTGCCTCCAGCGTACTACATCGACAAGTTCACTGTGAAGTGTACTTGGATGCAGGAAACATTCAGTCACCTCGCTCACGACACAGATGAGGAGATAGTTAGGAGGTACGTGAGGGCATATACCATGATGCTATTATCTACCCAACTCTTCGATGACAAGTTTGACACACGCATGCATATCCAGTGGCTATCGTACGTAGCGAGATTAGAGGACATAGGTGGATACAGCTGGGGATCCGCCGCTCTGTCGTGGTTATACCAGTGCTTGTGTCGTGTAGCCAACAAGAATGTGGTTAAGTTGGCCGGTCCGCTGCAACTCCTCCGGTCATGGATCCTTTGTCatgtttaa